A genomic window from Scomber scombrus chromosome 18, fScoSco1.1, whole genome shotgun sequence includes:
- the tmub2 gene encoding transmembrane and ubiquitin-like domain-containing protein 2 — translation MAVCALTMLDGMEEEVMAAGGVLLLVLALALAWLSTHVADRGDHILGTILTVGAHASLIRLGDHDSYSGGSSSTDTPEQQTPPPSQENKPDDGEPGTERGESEGTGEGAEGVRTDLLLDIRSKQPQAGRLHTSDEEDDEVDEEEEEEEEDDDEELEVEDKKVIKHIPVLSSSISSTTTINTSMTTSMSVRLKFLNDTEELAVVKPQDTVAVLKSKYFSGREHQIKLIYQGQLLQDPKRTLLSLNITHNSVIHCHISQALHEAAPEEGAQSGPGAAAGSGVSGGFRAAGVAISTSSLVVPVFVVILAVVWYFRINYRQFFTAPATISLVGVTVFFSFLIFGMHSR, via the exons ATGGCAGTGTGTGCACTGACCATGTTGGAcgggatggaggaggaggtaaTGGCGGCGGGTGGCGTGTTGCTCTTGGTCCTGGCCCTCGCCTTAGCTTGGCTCTCGACCCATGTGGCAGATCGGGGAGACCACATACTGGGCACCATCCTCACCGTGGGCGCTCACGCCTCTCTCATCAGACTCGGGGACCATGACAGCTACAGCGGAGGTTCTTCCAGCACCGATACGCCTGAACAACAGACTCCTCCGCCTTCGCAGGAGAACAAGCCGGACGACGGCGAGCCCGGGACTGAGAGAGGGGAAAGTGAGGGGACAGGGGAGGGAGCTGAGGGGGTTCGGACAGATCTGCTGCTGGACATACGGAGCAAACAACCACAAGCTGGAAGACTACACACTTCTGATGAGGAGGATGACGAGgttgatgaggaggaggaggaggaggaggaggatgacgaCGAGGAGCTGGAGGTGGAAGATAAAAAGGTTATAAAGCATATCCCAGTGTTGTCCAGCAGCATCTCAAGCACCACCACCATCAACACCAGTATGACCACTTCCATGTCCGTTCGACTTaagtttttaaatgacacagaGGAGCTAGCTGTTGTGAAGCCGCAGGATACTGTGGCAGTACTGAAGAG TAAATACTTCTCAGGCCGGGAGCATCAAATAAAACTCATCTATCAAGGCCAGTTGCTGCAGGATCCGAAGAGAACTCTCTTATCCCTAAACATCACACACAACAGCGTGATTCACTGCCACATCTCCCAGGCCCTGCACGAGGCCGCCCCAGAGGAAGGGGCTCAGTCTGGGCCAGGAGCAGCAGCCGGGTCTGGCGTCTCCGGAGGATTCAGGGCTGCAGGTGTGGCCATTAGCACCAGCAGCCTGGTGGTGCCCGTATTTGTGGTGATACTGGCTGTGGTTTGGTATTTTCGCATCAACTACAGGCAGTTCTTCACCGCCCCTGCGACCATCTCCCTCGTGGGAGTCACTGTGTTCTTCAGCTTTCTGATATTCGGGATGCACAGccgctga
- the atxn7l3a gene encoding ataxin-7-like protein 3 — MKMEDMPLSGPDNTRLEAMVHDIYSELVEDACLGLCFEVHRAVKQGYFFLDETDQESMKEFEIVDQPGVDIFGQVYNQWKNKECECPNCKRLIAASRFAPHLEKCLGMGRNSSRIANRRLASNNNMSKSESDQEDNDDLNDNDWSYGAEKKSKKRKSDKNQNSPRRSKSLKHKNGELGGSVSSEPYKYNYNTGISYETLGPDEVRSLLTTQCGVISEHTKKMCTRSQRCPQHTDEQRRAVRVFLLGPSAPSLPDADAVVESDSFDIPDGQTLMSRLQWEDSPDISPTDSASSKASTNHSDSRKPKKKKRTSLGLNSAGGGGGVGGSGCLTGGGVGVGGSSSSSSQSNISLSTKKKRPKLSAPSISSIYDDLN; from the exons atgaaaatggaGGATATGCCCCTGTCAGGCCCAGACAACACCAGGCTGGAG GCCATGGTCCATGACATCTATTCTGAACTGGTGGAAGATGCCTGTTTGGGCCTGTGTTTTGAGGTGCATCGTGCTGTGAAACAGGGCTATTTCTTCTTGGATGAAACAGACCAAGAGAGCATGAAGGAGTTTG AAATTGTGGACCAACCAGGAGTTGACATATTCGGGCAGGTGTACAATCAGTGGAAGAACAAAGAGTGCGAATGCCCCAACTGCAAAAGACTGATAGCGGCTTCTCGCTTCGCACCGCACTTGGAGAAATGTCTCGGCATGGGACGCAACAGCAGTCGCATTGCCAACCGCAG GCTAGCCAGCAATAATAACATGAGCAAATCAGAGAGCGATCAGGAGGACAATGATGACCTCAACGATAACGACTGGTCATATGGAGCAGAGAAAAAAT CCAAGAAGAGAAAGTCAGATAAG AATCAAAATTCACCAAGAAGATCCAAATCTCTTAAACATAAAAATG gtGAGCTTGGGGGCAGCGTCAGTTCGGAGCCTTATAAG tACAACTACAACACTGGCATCAGCTATGAAACATTAGGCCCTGATGAAGTCAGATCCCTTTTGACAACG CAATGTGGGGTGATCTCAGAGCACACCAAGAAGATGTGTACCAG GTCTCAGCGGTGTCCCCAGCACACGGACGAACAGAGGAGGGCCGTCAGGGTGTTCCTCCTGGGGCCGTCCGC GCCGTCACTGCCTGACGCAGACGCTGTGGTGGAGAGCGACAGCTTTGACATTCCAGATGGGCAGACCCTGATGAGCCGCCTGCAGTGGGAAGACTCCCCAGATATTTCCCCCACTGACTCTGCCTCATCGAAAGCCa GCACCAACCACTCAGATTCTAGGAAGcccaagaaaaagaagaggaccTCTCTCGGTTTGAACAGcgcaggaggaggtggtggtgtagGAGGAAGTGGATGTCTGACCGGAGGCGGTGTCGGCGtcggcggcagcagcagcagcagctctcagaGTAATATCAGCTTATCGACCAAAAAAAAGAGGCCCAAACTCTCAGCACCTTCTATTTCGAGTATCTACGACGATTTAAACTAG
- the ubtf gene encoding nucleolar transcription factor 1 isoform X2, producing MNGVMEVPTQGLVWPQDDLLKLLECMKVALPQKDLTKYKTSESHLDWQKVAFNSYTGEMCKQKWSEVSKEIRKFRTLTELIFDAQDYIKNPYKGKKIKKHPDFPKKPLTPYFRFFMEKRAKYAKLHPEMSNLDLTKILSKKYRELPEKKKKKYVEDFLRDKETFVQSMMKFRELHPDLMESMAKKGSNVPEKPKTPQQLWYNHEKKAFLKTRPDATTKDIKDSLGKQWTQLSDKKRLKWISKSLEQQKLYEETMREYIQQHPELNMTQGDFTKSTLTKAERHLKDKSDGRPDKPPPNGYSMFCAELMSSMKEVPSTERMVMCSQRWKLLKQNEKDAYQKRCEQRKKEFEIEMNRFLSSLSEEEQARVLGEDKSGIKRGAGANSPAAKKKNTKAKVNPEKPKRPISAMFIFSEEKRPKLHQERPDLSDSELTRLLARMWNELPDKKKEKYKRLEMVLKAESEKKEREDRSRLPDPPKTAQDIWQQSVIGDYLARFKNDRQKAQKAMEGTWSTMEKKEKIMWIKKAAEDQKRYERDLCEMRSPAATIASGKKMKFEGEPKKPPSNGYQKFSQEMLSNGELNHLPMKERMAEIGSRWQRLTLKDKDRYKKIAEEKQRQYKITLEQWLASLSSQERNTYKEYNSQKRRTTAKPGGPKAKAKKSDTEEEEEDEDDDDDEREKASSEASSSSEDDEDDDDDEGDEEDDDEDDDEDDEDDEAEDKENKSEDSSSESQGSSDSDSD from the exons ATGAATGGAGTAATGGAGGTACCAACCCAAGGCCTAG TGTGGCCACAGGATGACCTCTTAAAACTCCTGGAGTGCATGAAAGTGGCCTTGCCCCAGAAAGACCTGACCAAATACAAAACGTCAGAGTCCCACCTCGACTGGCAGAAGGTGGCCTTCAATTCATACACAGGGGAGATGTGTAAGCAGAAGTGGTCGGAAGTCTCCAAAGAG ATTCGTAAATTCCGGACCCTTACAGAGCTGATATTTGACGCTCAAGACTACATCAAGAACCCTTACAAGggcaagaaaataaaa AAGCACCCAGATTTCCCCAAAAAGCCATTGACTCCATACTTCCGCTTCTTCATGGAAAAGAGGGCCAAGTATGCGAAGTTGCACCCCGAGATGAGCAATTTGGATTTAACTAAAATCCTCTCAAAGAAGTACAGGGAGCTGCCCGAAAAGAAAAAG AAAAAATATGTCGAAGACTTCctgagagacaaagaaacatttGTGCAAAGCATGATGAAGTTCAG GGAACTACACCCAGACCTTATGGAGAGCATGGCCAAGAAGGGCTCAAATGTACCAGAGAAGCCCAAGACACCACAACAGCTGTGGTACAACCATGAAAAGAAGGCCTTCCTCAAGACCCGCCCAGAT GCAACCACCAAGGACATTAAAGACAGTCTTGGCAAACAGTGGACACAGCTCTCTGACAAAAAGAGACTCAAGTGGATCAGCAAGTCTCTGGAGCAACAAAAACTGTATGAG GAGACCATGCGCGAGTACATCCAGCAGCACCCTGAGTTGAACATGACCCAGGGGGATTTCACCAAGTCCACCCTGACTAAAGCCGAGAGGCACCTTAAGGACAAGTCTGACGGCCGACCCGACAAACCTCCTCC AAACGGTTACTCGATGTTCTGCGCCGAGTTGATGTCGAGCATGAAGGAAGTTCCCAGCACAGAGCGCATGGTGATGTGTAGCCAGAGGTGGAAACTGTTGAAACAGAACGAGAAGGATGCTTACCAGAAACGCTGTGAACAG agGAAGAAGGAGTTTGAAATTGAGATGAACAGATTTCTCAGT AGTTTGTCTGAGGAGGAGCAGGCGCGGGTCCTGGGTGAGGATAAGAGCGGGATTAAGAGGGGCGCTGGAGCCAACAGTCCTGCAGCCAAAAAGAAGAACACAAAAGCAAAG GTCAATCCCGAGAAACCCAAAAGGCCCATTTCAGCCATGTTTATCTTCTCTGAGGAGAAACGTCCCAAACTGCACCAGGAACGACCAGACCTCTCTGACAGCGAGCTCACAAGACTCCTGGCACGCATGTGGAATGAGCTGCCCGATAAGAAGAAG GAGAAGTATAAACGTCTAGAAATGGTCCTGAAGGCAGAgtcagagaagaaggagagggaggatcGTAGTCGTCTGCCGGACCCACCCAAGACTGCTCAGGACATCTGGCAGCAGAGTGTCATAGGAGACTACCTGGCAAGATTTAAG AACGACCGGCAAAAGGCACAGAAAGCCATGGAAGGAACCTGGAGCACcatggagaaaaaagagaagattaTGTGGATCAAAAAGGCAGCAGAGGACCAGAAAAGATATGAG CGAGACCTGTGTGAGATGCGCTCACCTGCTGCCACCATCGCCTCAGGGAAGAAGATGAAGTTTGAGGGTGAACCCAAGAAGCCTCCATC AAATGGATATCAGAAGTTCTCTCAGGAGATGCTGTCCAACGGAGAGCTGAATCACCTACCCATGAAAGAGCGGATGGCTGAGATCGGCAGCCGCTGGCAGAGATTAACTCTGAAGGACAAGGACCGATACAAGAAAATAGCCgaggagaagcagagacagTACAAAATAACACTGGAGCAGTGGCTCGCT AGCTTGTCCTCACAAGAGAGGAACACTTACAAAGAATATAATTCACAA AAACGGAGAACTACGGCAAAACCAGGAGGCCCCAAGGCAAAGGCCAAAAAATCT GAcaccgaggaggaggaggaggatgaggatgatgatgatgacgagcGGGAGAAGGCTTCCTCCGAGGCATCCTCATCCAGCGAAGACGATGAAGATGACGACGACGAC GAGGGTGACGAAGAAGACGACGACGAAGATGATGACGAAGACGACGAGGACGACGAGGCGGAAGACAAGGAGAACAAGTCGGAGGACAGCAGCAGCGAGTCGCAGGGCTCGTCGGACTCAGATTCGGACTGA
- the slc4a1a gene encoding solute carrier family 4 member 1a (Diego blood group), whose protein sequence is MENHLSFEEGSDMSYEDNESAFPSPFTLSPPGFSDVYDLDRRRQEEEGNEPLMEPIVIPSNSDAFLNVNTNATTRGDAQAYVELNELQGSTWQETSRWMGFEENFNATKGVWSTSHVSYLTFKSLIQLRKLMSTGAYLFDLNANSLSAVAEKVADELVDNGNIRADDRDALLRALLLRRSQTGGPGVTASGDIEMQTFSVTKKRDCSDSMEASVVLSGVLSSLEKPVVAFVRLQDSVVMESTMECSVPVRFVFVLMGPSQNDMDYSETGRAMGALMADWVFSLEAFLATTEKELTNAIADFMDCSIVIPPTEIQDQEMLNPIISFQKKMLEDRVRPSDTRLFFGDRVQVDEAVEGPREDPLARTGYPFGGMVKDIKRRYRHYISDYTDALNPQVLAAVIFIYFAALSPAITFGGLLADKTNKMMGVSELMISTSVQGIIFCLIAAQPVLVIGFSGPLLVFEEAFYAFCETQGMEYIVGRIWVGMWLIVIVFIIVAVEGSFLVRFISRFTQEIFSILISLIFIYETFSKLIKIFKAHPLILNYQHLNDTVDDPFHPVFKMDIHPESNETIHVEVERPYPNTALLSMCLMFGCFFIAYFLRQFKNGHYLPGPIRRLIGDFGVPIAIFIMIAIDICIEDAYTQKLVVPKGIEVTSPTARGWFINPMGERKEFPIWMMFASCVPALLVFILIFLESQITTLIVSKPERKMVKGSGFHFDLLLLVTMGGISSIFGVPWLSAATVRSVTHANALTVMSKGPKPEIEKVVEQRISGFLVAILVGVSIFMEPLLKMIPMTALFGIFLYMGITSLSGIQMWDRMLLLITPRKYFPPDAYANKVSTLKMHLFTLIQIVCLGVLWMVKMSPFSLALPFILILTIPLRMVMTGTLFTVKEMKCLDADDAKVNLEEEPGTDVYNESPLP, encoded by the exons ATGGAGAACCATCTCAGTTTTGAGGAG GGCAGTGACATGTCCTATGAGGACAATGAGTCAGCCTTCCCTTCCCCATTTACACT AAGTCCACCAGGCTTCAGTGATGTCTACGACCTGGacaggaggaggcaggaggaggagggcaatGAGCCTCTCATGGAGCCCATCGTCATCCCCAGTAACTCAGATG cCTTCCTGAACGTAAACACCAATGCCACCACAAGAGGAGACGCTCAA GCCTATGTGGAGCTGAATGAGCTCCAGGGCAGCACCTGGCAGGAGACTTCCCGCTGGATGGGCTTTGAGGAAAACTTCAACGCTACAAAAGGAGTTTGGAGTACCTCTCACGTCTCCTATCTCACCTTCAAGAGCTTGATCCAGCTCCGCAAGCTCATGAGCACAG GTGCATACCTCTTTGATCTGAATGCCAACAGTCTGTCTGCTGTGGCTGAAAAAGTGGCAGATGAGCTTGTGGACAATGGTAATATTCGTGCTGATGATCGCGATGCTCTGCTCAGAGCTCTCCTCTTGAGACGCAG TCAAACTGGTGGACCTGGGGTTACAGCCTCTGGAGACATTGAGATGCAGACCTTTTCTGTAACTAAAAAG AGAGACTGCTCTGACAGCATGGAGGCCTCAGTGGTCCTTTCAG GTGTACTGAGCTCCTTGGAGAAGCCAGTGGTGGCTTTTGTCAGACTACAGGACTCTGTGGTGATGGAGTCTACCATGGAGTGTTCTGTCCCTGTCCGCTTTGTCTTCGTCCTCATGGGCCCCAGCCAGAATGACATGGACTACAGTGAAACCGGGCGTGCCATGGGTGCTCTAATGGCCGACTGg GTGTTCTCTCTGGAGGCTTTCTTGGCCACGACTGAGAAAGAGCTGACCAATGCCATTGCTGACTTCATGGACTGCAGCATTGTGATCCCTCCCACTGAGATCCAGGATCAAGAAATGCTGAATCCAATCATCAGTTTCCAGAAGAAGATGCTGGAGGACAGAGTGCGCCCCTCTGACACCCGTCTTTTCTTTGGTGACAGGGTCCAAG TTGATGAAGCTGTAGAGGGTCCAAGGGAAGACCCTCTGGCCCGTACAGGCTATCCTTTCGGTGGGATGGTGAAAGACATAAAGCGCCGTTATCGCCACTACATCAGCGACTACACAGATGCTCTGAACCCTCAGGTCCTCGCTGCCGTCATCTTCATCTACTTCGCTGCCCTGTCACCTGCCATCACTTTCGGAGGATTATTGG CTgacaaaactaataaaatgatGGGAGTGTCAGAGCTCATGATCTCCACCAGTGTCCAGGGTATCATCTTCTGCCTCATTGCCGCCCAGCCTGTCCTTGTCATTGGCTTCTCAGGACCACTGCTGGTGTTTGAAGAAGCTTTTTATGCT TTCTGCGAGACCCAGGGCATGGAATACATTGTGGGTCGTATCTGGGTGGGGATGTGGCTGATTGTGATCGTGTTCATCATTGTGGCTGTGGAAGGCAGCTTCTTGGTCAGATTCATCTCACGCTTCACCCAAGAAATCTTCTCCATCCTCATCTCTCTCATCTTCATCTATGAGACCTTCAGCAAGCTCATCAAG ATCTTCAAAGCCCACCCTCTGATTCTGAACTACCAACATCTGAATGACACAGTGGACGACCCCTTCCACCCAGTCTTCAAGATGGACATCCACCCAGAGAGCAACGAAACCATTCATGTGGAGGTTGAAAGACCCTATCCCAACACTGCCCTGCTGTCCATGTGCCTTATGTTCGGTTGTTTCTTCATTGCATATTTCCTTCGCCAGTTCAAGAATGGTCATTATCTCCCTGGCCCG ATCCGTCGTTTGATTGGTGATTTCGGTGTCCCGATTGCCATTTTCATCATGATTGCTATTGACATCTGCATTGAGGATGCTTACACTCAG AAACTTGTTGTGCCAAAAGGTATTGAGGTGACCAGCCCCACAGCCAGAGGGTGGTTCATCAACCCCatgggagagaggaaggaattcCCTATCTGGATGATGTTTGCGTCCTGTGTACCAGCACTGCTCgtcttcatcctcatcttcctcgAGTCCCAGATTACAAC GCTGATTGTGAGCAAACCGGAGAGGAAGATGGTGAAAGGATCTGGTTTCCACTTTGATCTGCTCCTCTTGGTCACCATGGGGGGCATCTCCTCTATTTTTGGAGTGCCGTGGCTGAGCGCTGCGACCGTGCGATCCGTCACCCATGCCAACGCTCTCACTGTCATGAGCAAGGGCCCAAAGCCAGAGATTGAGAAGGTGGTTGAGCAGAGGATCAGCGGCTTTCTCGTCGCCATACTTGTTG GTGTTTCTATCTTCATGGAACCCCTTCTGAAGATGATTCCTATGACCGCCCTGTTTGGCATCTTCCTCTACATGGGTATCACCTCTCTGAGTGGAATCCAGATGTGGGACCGGATGCTTCTGCTGATCACGCCCAGGAAATATTTCCCCCCAGATGCCTATGCCAACAAA GTGAGCACATTAAAGATGCATCTGTTCACGCTGATCCAGATTGTGTGCTTGGGCGTCCTGTGGATGGTGAAGATGAGTCCCTTCTCCCTGGCACTGCCTTTCATTCTCATTCTCACCATCCCTCTGCGCATGGTCATGACTGGCACACTCTTTACAGTCAAGGAGATGAAATGT CTTGACGCAGATGACGCCAAAGTCAACTTAGAGGAGGAACCTGGGACGGATGTTTACAATGAGTCCCCGCTGCCATGA
- the ubtf gene encoding nucleolar transcription factor 1 isoform X1 codes for MNGVMEVPTQGLVWPQDDLLKLLECMKVALPQKDLTKYKTSESHLDWQKVAFNSYTGEMCKQKWSEVSKEIRKFRTLTELIFDAQDYIKNPYKGKKIKKHPDFPKKPLTPYFRFFMEKRAKYAKLHPEMSNLDLTKILSKKYRELPEKKKKKYVEDFLRDKETFVQSMMKFRELHPDLMESMAKKGSNVPEKPKTPQQLWYNHEKKAFLKTRPDATTKDIKDSLGKQWTQLSDKKRLKWISKSLEQQKLYEETMREYIQQHPELNMTQGDFTKSTLTKAERHLKDKSDGRPDKPPPNGYSMFCAELMSSMKEVPSTERMVMCSQRWKLLKQNEKDAYQKRCEQRKKEFEIEMNRFLSSLSEEEQARVLGEDKSGIKRGAGANSPAAKKKNTKAKVNPEKPKRPISAMFIFSEEKRPKLHQERPDLSDSELTRLLARMWNELPDKKKEKYKRLEMVLKAESEKKEREDRSRLPDPPKTAQDIWQQSVIGDYLARFKNDRQKAQKAMEGTWSTMEKKEKIMWIKKAAEDQKRYERDLCEMRSPAATIASGKKMKFEGEPKKPPSNGYQKFSQEMLSNGELNHLPMKERMAEIGSRWQRLTLKDKDRYKKIAEEKQRQYKITLEQWLASLSSQERNTYKEYNSQKRRTTAKPGGPKAKAKKSDTEEEEEDEDDDDDEREKASSEASSSSEDDEDDDDDKEGDEEDDDEDDDEDDEDDEAEDKENKSEDSSSESQGSSDSDSD; via the exons ATGAATGGAGTAATGGAGGTACCAACCCAAGGCCTAG TGTGGCCACAGGATGACCTCTTAAAACTCCTGGAGTGCATGAAAGTGGCCTTGCCCCAGAAAGACCTGACCAAATACAAAACGTCAGAGTCCCACCTCGACTGGCAGAAGGTGGCCTTCAATTCATACACAGGGGAGATGTGTAAGCAGAAGTGGTCGGAAGTCTCCAAAGAG ATTCGTAAATTCCGGACCCTTACAGAGCTGATATTTGACGCTCAAGACTACATCAAGAACCCTTACAAGggcaagaaaataaaa AAGCACCCAGATTTCCCCAAAAAGCCATTGACTCCATACTTCCGCTTCTTCATGGAAAAGAGGGCCAAGTATGCGAAGTTGCACCCCGAGATGAGCAATTTGGATTTAACTAAAATCCTCTCAAAGAAGTACAGGGAGCTGCCCGAAAAGAAAAAG AAAAAATATGTCGAAGACTTCctgagagacaaagaaacatttGTGCAAAGCATGATGAAGTTCAG GGAACTACACCCAGACCTTATGGAGAGCATGGCCAAGAAGGGCTCAAATGTACCAGAGAAGCCCAAGACACCACAACAGCTGTGGTACAACCATGAAAAGAAGGCCTTCCTCAAGACCCGCCCAGAT GCAACCACCAAGGACATTAAAGACAGTCTTGGCAAACAGTGGACACAGCTCTCTGACAAAAAGAGACTCAAGTGGATCAGCAAGTCTCTGGAGCAACAAAAACTGTATGAG GAGACCATGCGCGAGTACATCCAGCAGCACCCTGAGTTGAACATGACCCAGGGGGATTTCACCAAGTCCACCCTGACTAAAGCCGAGAGGCACCTTAAGGACAAGTCTGACGGCCGACCCGACAAACCTCCTCC AAACGGTTACTCGATGTTCTGCGCCGAGTTGATGTCGAGCATGAAGGAAGTTCCCAGCACAGAGCGCATGGTGATGTGTAGCCAGAGGTGGAAACTGTTGAAACAGAACGAGAAGGATGCTTACCAGAAACGCTGTGAACAG agGAAGAAGGAGTTTGAAATTGAGATGAACAGATTTCTCAGT AGTTTGTCTGAGGAGGAGCAGGCGCGGGTCCTGGGTGAGGATAAGAGCGGGATTAAGAGGGGCGCTGGAGCCAACAGTCCTGCAGCCAAAAAGAAGAACACAAAAGCAAAG GTCAATCCCGAGAAACCCAAAAGGCCCATTTCAGCCATGTTTATCTTCTCTGAGGAGAAACGTCCCAAACTGCACCAGGAACGACCAGACCTCTCTGACAGCGAGCTCACAAGACTCCTGGCACGCATGTGGAATGAGCTGCCCGATAAGAAGAAG GAGAAGTATAAACGTCTAGAAATGGTCCTGAAGGCAGAgtcagagaagaaggagagggaggatcGTAGTCGTCTGCCGGACCCACCCAAGACTGCTCAGGACATCTGGCAGCAGAGTGTCATAGGAGACTACCTGGCAAGATTTAAG AACGACCGGCAAAAGGCACAGAAAGCCATGGAAGGAACCTGGAGCACcatggagaaaaaagagaagattaTGTGGATCAAAAAGGCAGCAGAGGACCAGAAAAGATATGAG CGAGACCTGTGTGAGATGCGCTCACCTGCTGCCACCATCGCCTCAGGGAAGAAGATGAAGTTTGAGGGTGAACCCAAGAAGCCTCCATC AAATGGATATCAGAAGTTCTCTCAGGAGATGCTGTCCAACGGAGAGCTGAATCACCTACCCATGAAAGAGCGGATGGCTGAGATCGGCAGCCGCTGGCAGAGATTAACTCTGAAGGACAAGGACCGATACAAGAAAATAGCCgaggagaagcagagacagTACAAAATAACACTGGAGCAGTGGCTCGCT AGCTTGTCCTCACAAGAGAGGAACACTTACAAAGAATATAATTCACAA AAACGGAGAACTACGGCAAAACCAGGAGGCCCCAAGGCAAAGGCCAAAAAATCT GAcaccgaggaggaggaggaggatgaggatgatgatgatgacgagcGGGAGAAGGCTTCCTCCGAGGCATCCTCATCCAGCGAAGACGATGAAGATGACGACGACGAC AAGGAGGGTGACGAAGAAGACGACGACGAAGATGATGACGAAGACGACGAGGACGACGAGGCGGAAGACAAGGAGAACAAGTCGGAGGACAGCAGCAGCGAGTCGCAGGGCTCGTCGGACTCAGATTCGGACTGA
- the asb16 gene encoding ankyrin repeat and SOCS box protein 16, with protein MSKETFPFSSTSLRSLRLEQDFQDWEDARRSLAHRRSMSRPPVPRAPRPPPRQQRLQVVRAPPPQIRCRDVAVHNTFMCGDMKGVYAILKDPGMVNALMETVHEEMVWAPEMGMWTLSSKVKQTSALRLAASRGHSGCVEELLFREAEVNDDPGGSTALHDACIGGHPVCVQLLLSHGADPDVLAAEGSAPLHLCTSALSFQCAEMLLEGGAEVNVRTNESRLTPLHVASRRGLEEHVELFLSHGADVLATNREGETPLNAACSGAERPSEAGRYLRVIQKLLDAGANPRTAGRKQHTPLHNACSNCSHRIVDVLLQYGAKADVANCAGYTPMDCLLQVVEDYPDQQPEAIARSLLNHGAKPVLPKMLKQCVLSPSTLEVMLNSYTSVPHCEWMDSLPNEIYEDHPFFFDLVRQQSGQPRSLQHLCRCALRQHLGALCYSSVSKLDIPRSLKDYLLLCNDGTLQ; from the exons ATGTCAAAGGAAACATTTCCGTTCTCTTCTACCTCACTGCGCTCACTGAGACTGGAGCAGGACTTCCAGGATTGGGAGGATGCAAGGCGGTCATTGGCCCATAGGAGATCCATGAGTAGGCCTCCCGTACCCAGGGCCCCCAGGCCTCCACCCAGGCAGCAGCGACTCCAGGTGGTTAGGGCCCCCCCACCTCAGATCCGGTGCAGAGACGTGGCCGTCCACAACACGTTCATGTGTGGGGACATGAAAGGAGTGTATGCGATACTGAAGGACCCCGGGATGGTCAACGCCCTGATGGAGACGGTGCATGAGGAGATGGTGTGGGCTCCAGAGATGG GCATGTGGACACTGAGCTCCAAGGTGAAACAGACTTCAGCCTTACGTCTGGCTGCTAGCAGAGGACACTCAGGATGTGTGGAGGAGCTGCTTTTCCGTGAGGCCGAGGTGAACGACGACCCTGGAGGCAGCACCGCCTTGCATGATGCCTGTATAGGTGGTCATCCTGTCTGCGtccagctgctgctctctcaTGGAGCAGATCCTGACGTGTTGGCCGCAGAAGGCAGCGCTCCTCTTCACCTCTGCACCTCTGCTCTGTCATTCCA GTGTGCTGAGATGCTTTTAGAAGGTGGTGCAGAGGTCAATGTGAGGACCAATGAGTCAAGGCTCACACCACTGCACGTGGCCTCTCGGCGAGGTCTGGAGGAGCACGTGgagctcttcctctctcacgGAGCAGATGTTTTAGCCACAAACCGAGAGGGAGAGACCCCTCTGAACGCTGCGTGCTCCGGGGCAGAGAGGCCATCTGAGGCCGGCCGCTATCTCCGTGTGATTCAGAAGTTACTGGATGCAGGAGCCAACCCCCGAACTGCAGGCAGGAAGCAGCACACCCCGCTGCACAACGCCTGCTCAAACTGCAGCCACAGGATTGTAGATGTCCTCTTGCAGTATGGAGCCAAGGCGGACGTTGCAAACTGTGCAGGATACACACCAATGGACTGTCTGTTGCAG GTGGTTGAAGATTACCCGGACCAGCAACCTGAAGCAATAGCACGATCCCTCCTGAACCACGGAGCCAAGCCTGTTTTACCAAAG ATGCTGAAGCAGTGTGTCCTCTCCCCTTCCACTTTGGAGGTGATGCTGAACTCGTACACATCTGTCCCTCACTGTGAATGGATGGACTCTCTGCCTAACGAGATATACGAG gATCATCCATTTTTCTTTGACCTGGTGCGTCAGCAGAGCGGTCAGCCTCGCTCTCTGCAGCATCTCTGTCGCTGTGCTCTACGGCAGCACTTGGGAGCCCTGTGCTACTCATCGGTCAGTAAACTGGATATTCCCAGGTCTTTGAAGGATTACCTGCTGCTGTGTAATGATGGGACGCTCCAGTGA